One window of the Lepisosteus oculatus isolate fLepOcu1 chromosome 24, fLepOcu1.hap2, whole genome shotgun sequence genome contains the following:
- the entpd8 gene encoding ectonucleoside triphosphate diphosphohydrolase 8 isoform X3, with translation MAVYRRGAGLSGRSAMGKLAVKQAAVGVLVAGAACMGVIALILTLVRVRSMDLPVGTQYGMVFDAGSTHTALFLYQWPEGKENNTGVVSQVLVCDVEGPGISSYASDPPGAGQSLKACLDKAKASIPAERHRDSPVYLGATAGMRLLHLQNPTQSVQVLQEVAKMIRSYPFDFRGARIISGQEEGAYGWITINYLLEGFIQYSFEGRWKHPKNGKILGALDLGGASTQITFTPKDPILDKSTEARFRLYGYNYGIYTHSYLCYGKEQAMKQLQAQLVKAKGNDLSQPVTHPCYNSGYNLSLTMGELFDSPCVTKPSDFNAVTPVTFRGSGSPMECQDLVKTIFNLTGCPSASSCGFNGIYQPPISGQFFAFSSYFYTFSFLKLTPQAPLAQVQRTVEEFCRKKWTLLKAEYPGEKERFLRDYCATGYYITTLLLDGFKFDNQSWSNIVFQKQAADTDIGWTLGYMLNLTNLIPAERPQAAVGQSPEQWAAAVFFIVFGVFLCLVAIIMQIFWSRTTDIV, from the exons GCCGCAGTGCGATGGGCAAGCTGGCAGTGAAGCAGGCGGCGGTGGGCGTGTTAGTGGCCGGGGCGGCCTGTATGGGTGTCATCGCCCTCATCCTCACCCTGGTGAGAGTCAGAAGCATGGACCTGCCCGTGGGCACACAG tacggCATGGTGTTCGATGCaggctccacacacacagccctcttCCTGTACCAGTGGCCGGAGGGAAAGGAGAACAACACGGGGGTCGTGTCCCAGGTCTTGGTGTGTGATGTGGAAG gTCCGGGCATCTCCAGCTACGCCAGTGATCCCCCCGGCGCTGGTCAGAGCCTCAAGGCCTGTCTGGACAAGGCCAAGGCCAGCATCCCCGCCGAGCGGCACCGAGACTCGCCAGTCTACCTGGGAGCCACCGCAGGCATGAGGCTGCTGCA CTTGCAGAATCCCACCCAGTCAGTCCAGGTTCTGCAGGAAGTGGCGAAGATGATCCGGTCATATCCCTTTGACTTCCGGGGCGCGCGGATCATCTCCGGCCAGGAGGAGGGAGCGTATGGCTGGATCACCATCAACTACCTGCTGGAGGGCTTCATCCAG TACTCCTTTGAGGGCAGATGGAAGCACCCCAAAAACGGGAAGATTCTGGGGGCTCTGGACCTGGGGGGTGCTTCCACCCAGATCACCTTCACCCCAAAAGACCCCATCCTGGACAAGAGCACTGAGGCCCGATTCCGGCTGTATGGCTACAACTATGGCATCTACACCCACAGCTACCTGTGCTACGGCAAGGAGCAGGCCATGAAGCAGCTGCAGGCCCAGCTGGTCAAGGCCAAG GGCAATGACCTTTCCCAACCCGTGACCCACCCCTGCTACAACTCGGGGTACAACCTGAGCCTGACCATGGGAGAGCTGTTTGACTCCCCTTGCGTCACCAAGCCCTCGGACTTCAACGCCGTGACCCCGGTGACCTTCAGGGGCAGCGGGAGCCCCATGGAGTGCCAGGATCTCGTCAAGACCATCTTCAACCTGACTGGCTGCCCCTCTGCATCCAGCTGTGGCTTCAATGGCATTTACCAGCCCCCCATCAGCGGACAATTCTTT gCTTTCTCCTCCTACTTCTACACCTTCAGTTTCCTGAAGCTCACCCCTCAGGCACCACTCGCCCAGGTCCAGAGAACCGTTGAGGAATTCTGCAGGAAAAAGTGGACTTTG CTGAAAGCAGAGTATCCCGGGGAGAAGGAGAGGTTCCTGCGGGACTACTGCGCCACTGGGTACTACATCACCACCCTGCTGCTGGATGGGTTCAAGTTCGACAACCAGAGCTGGAGCAACATCGTGTTCCAGAAGCAG GCTGCGGACACGGACATCGGCTGGACGCTGGGCTACATGCTGAACCTGACCAACCTGATTCCCGCCGAGCGCCCCCAGGCGGCTGTGGGGCAGAGCCCGGAGCAGTGGGCGGCGGCTGTGTTCTTCATCGTGTTTGGAGTCTTCCTCTGCCTGGTGGCCATCATCATGCAGATTTTCTGGAGCCGGACTACTGACATCGTGTGA
- the entpd8 gene encoding ectonucleoside triphosphate diphosphohydrolase 8 isoform X1 — translation MAVYRRGAGLSGRSAMGKLAVKQAAVGVLVAGAACMGVIALILTLVRVRSMDLPVGTQYGMVFDAGSTHTALFLYQWPEGKENNTGVVSQVLVCDVEGPGISSYASDPPGAGQSLKACLDKAKASIPAERHRDSPVYLGATAGMRLLHLQNPTQSVQVLQEVAKMIRSYPFDFRGARIISGQEEGAYGWITINYLLEGFIQYSFEGRWKHPKNGKILGALDLGGASTQITFTPKDPILDKSTEARFRLYGYNYGIYTHSYLCYGKEQAMKQLQAQLVKAKASAQRLSHSPRPLACDSAPPSVSLYCSLTALCSNSSLQGNDLSQPVTHPCYNSGYNLSLTMGELFDSPCVTKPSDFNAVTPVTFRGSGSPMECQDLVKTIFNLTGCPSASSCGFNGIYQPPISGQFFAFSSYFYTFSFLKLTPQAPLAQVQRTVEEFCRKKWTLLKAEYPGEKERFLRDYCATGYYITTLLLDGFKFDNQSWSNIVFQKQAADTDIGWTLGYMLNLTNLIPAERPQAAVGQSPEQWAAAVFFIVFGVFLCLVAIIMQIFWSRTTDIV, via the exons GCCGCAGTGCGATGGGCAAGCTGGCAGTGAAGCAGGCGGCGGTGGGCGTGTTAGTGGCCGGGGCGGCCTGTATGGGTGTCATCGCCCTCATCCTCACCCTGGTGAGAGTCAGAAGCATGGACCTGCCCGTGGGCACACAG tacggCATGGTGTTCGATGCaggctccacacacacagccctcttCCTGTACCAGTGGCCGGAGGGAAAGGAGAACAACACGGGGGTCGTGTCCCAGGTCTTGGTGTGTGATGTGGAAG gTCCGGGCATCTCCAGCTACGCCAGTGATCCCCCCGGCGCTGGTCAGAGCCTCAAGGCCTGTCTGGACAAGGCCAAGGCCAGCATCCCCGCCGAGCGGCACCGAGACTCGCCAGTCTACCTGGGAGCCACCGCAGGCATGAGGCTGCTGCA CTTGCAGAATCCCACCCAGTCAGTCCAGGTTCTGCAGGAAGTGGCGAAGATGATCCGGTCATATCCCTTTGACTTCCGGGGCGCGCGGATCATCTCCGGCCAGGAGGAGGGAGCGTATGGCTGGATCACCATCAACTACCTGCTGGAGGGCTTCATCCAG TACTCCTTTGAGGGCAGATGGAAGCACCCCAAAAACGGGAAGATTCTGGGGGCTCTGGACCTGGGGGGTGCTTCCACCCAGATCACCTTCACCCCAAAAGACCCCATCCTGGACAAGAGCACTGAGGCCCGATTCCGGCTGTATGGCTACAACTATGGCATCTACACCCACAGCTACCTGTGCTACGGCAAGGAGCAGGCCATGAAGCAGCTGCAGGCCCAGCTGGTCAAGGCCAAGGCCAGTGCACAGCGCCTCAGCCACAGCCCCCGTCCCCTTGCGTGTGACTCTGCTCCGCCGTCCGTTTCACTCTACTGTTCTTTGACAGCTTTGTGTTCAAATTCATCCCTGCAGGGCAATGACCTTTCCCAACCCGTGACCCACCCCTGCTACAACTCGGGGTACAACCTGAGCCTGACCATGGGAGAGCTGTTTGACTCCCCTTGCGTCACCAAGCCCTCGGACTTCAACGCCGTGACCCCGGTGACCTTCAGGGGCAGCGGGAGCCCCATGGAGTGCCAGGATCTCGTCAAGACCATCTTCAACCTGACTGGCTGCCCCTCTGCATCCAGCTGTGGCTTCAATGGCATTTACCAGCCCCCCATCAGCGGACAATTCTTT gCTTTCTCCTCCTACTTCTACACCTTCAGTTTCCTGAAGCTCACCCCTCAGGCACCACTCGCCCAGGTCCAGAGAACCGTTGAGGAATTCTGCAGGAAAAAGTGGACTTTG CTGAAAGCAGAGTATCCCGGGGAGAAGGAGAGGTTCCTGCGGGACTACTGCGCCACTGGGTACTACATCACCACCCTGCTGCTGGATGGGTTCAAGTTCGACAACCAGAGCTGGAGCAACATCGTGTTCCAGAAGCAG GCTGCGGACACGGACATCGGCTGGACGCTGGGCTACATGCTGAACCTGACCAACCTGATTCCCGCCGAGCGCCCCCAGGCGGCTGTGGGGCAGAGCCCGGAGCAGTGGGCGGCGGCTGTGTTCTTCATCGTGTTTGGAGTCTTCCTCTGCCTGGTGGCCATCATCATGCAGATTTTCTGGAGCCGGACTACTGACATCGTGTGA
- the entpd8 gene encoding ectonucleoside triphosphate diphosphohydrolase 8 isoform X2 has product MGKLAVKQAAVGVLVAGAACMGVIALILTLVRVRSMDLPVGTQYGMVFDAGSTHTALFLYQWPEGKENNTGVVSQVLVCDVEGPGISSYASDPPGAGQSLKACLDKAKASIPAERHRDSPVYLGATAGMRLLHLQNPTQSVQVLQEVAKMIRSYPFDFRGARIISGQEEGAYGWITINYLLEGFIQYSFEGRWKHPKNGKILGALDLGGASTQITFTPKDPILDKSTEARFRLYGYNYGIYTHSYLCYGKEQAMKQLQAQLVKAKASAQRLSHSPRPLACDSAPPSVSLYCSLTALCSNSSLQGNDLSQPVTHPCYNSGYNLSLTMGELFDSPCVTKPSDFNAVTPVTFRGSGSPMECQDLVKTIFNLTGCPSASSCGFNGIYQPPISGQFFAFSSYFYTFSFLKLTPQAPLAQVQRTVEEFCRKKWTLLKAEYPGEKERFLRDYCATGYYITTLLLDGFKFDNQSWSNIVFQKQAADTDIGWTLGYMLNLTNLIPAERPQAAVGQSPEQWAAAVFFIVFGVFLCLVAIIMQIFWSRTTDIV; this is encoded by the exons ATGGGCAAGCTGGCAGTGAAGCAGGCGGCGGTGGGCGTGTTAGTGGCCGGGGCGGCCTGTATGGGTGTCATCGCCCTCATCCTCACCCTGGTGAGAGTCAGAAGCATGGACCTGCCCGTGGGCACACAG tacggCATGGTGTTCGATGCaggctccacacacacagccctcttCCTGTACCAGTGGCCGGAGGGAAAGGAGAACAACACGGGGGTCGTGTCCCAGGTCTTGGTGTGTGATGTGGAAG gTCCGGGCATCTCCAGCTACGCCAGTGATCCCCCCGGCGCTGGTCAGAGCCTCAAGGCCTGTCTGGACAAGGCCAAGGCCAGCATCCCCGCCGAGCGGCACCGAGACTCGCCAGTCTACCTGGGAGCCACCGCAGGCATGAGGCTGCTGCA CTTGCAGAATCCCACCCAGTCAGTCCAGGTTCTGCAGGAAGTGGCGAAGATGATCCGGTCATATCCCTTTGACTTCCGGGGCGCGCGGATCATCTCCGGCCAGGAGGAGGGAGCGTATGGCTGGATCACCATCAACTACCTGCTGGAGGGCTTCATCCAG TACTCCTTTGAGGGCAGATGGAAGCACCCCAAAAACGGGAAGATTCTGGGGGCTCTGGACCTGGGGGGTGCTTCCACCCAGATCACCTTCACCCCAAAAGACCCCATCCTGGACAAGAGCACTGAGGCCCGATTCCGGCTGTATGGCTACAACTATGGCATCTACACCCACAGCTACCTGTGCTACGGCAAGGAGCAGGCCATGAAGCAGCTGCAGGCCCAGCTGGTCAAGGCCAAGGCCAGTGCACAGCGCCTCAGCCACAGCCCCCGTCCCCTTGCGTGTGACTCTGCTCCGCCGTCCGTTTCACTCTACTGTTCTTTGACAGCTTTGTGTTCAAATTCATCCCTGCAGGGCAATGACCTTTCCCAACCCGTGACCCACCCCTGCTACAACTCGGGGTACAACCTGAGCCTGACCATGGGAGAGCTGTTTGACTCCCCTTGCGTCACCAAGCCCTCGGACTTCAACGCCGTGACCCCGGTGACCTTCAGGGGCAGCGGGAGCCCCATGGAGTGCCAGGATCTCGTCAAGACCATCTTCAACCTGACTGGCTGCCCCTCTGCATCCAGCTGTGGCTTCAATGGCATTTACCAGCCCCCCATCAGCGGACAATTCTTT gCTTTCTCCTCCTACTTCTACACCTTCAGTTTCCTGAAGCTCACCCCTCAGGCACCACTCGCCCAGGTCCAGAGAACCGTTGAGGAATTCTGCAGGAAAAAGTGGACTTTG CTGAAAGCAGAGTATCCCGGGGAGAAGGAGAGGTTCCTGCGGGACTACTGCGCCACTGGGTACTACATCACCACCCTGCTGCTGGATGGGTTCAAGTTCGACAACCAGAGCTGGAGCAACATCGTGTTCCAGAAGCAG GCTGCGGACACGGACATCGGCTGGACGCTGGGCTACATGCTGAACCTGACCAACCTGATTCCCGCCGAGCGCCCCCAGGCGGCTGTGGGGCAGAGCCCGGAGCAGTGGGCGGCGGCTGTGTTCTTCATCGTGTTTGGAGTCTTCCTCTGCCTGGTGGCCATCATCATGCAGATTTTCTGGAGCCGGACTACTGACATCGTGTGA